One window from the genome of Natronomonas pharaonis DSM 2160 encodes:
- a CDS encoding rhodanese-like domain-containing protein, protein MTLDIDTIAPEALADEREQYTIVDVREPRDYRELGHIPGAANVPFERIRDRSTDAAGRLPTPATVRQQLSAAGVEQGDPLVAYDNSRGVEAARFLLTAAVYGHDGPLYLLEGDFDVWQHDNETERGPGPEGSSEYGAVALDEDAIVNRATVEAAIDADEGAVLVDTRTAGEYESAHLPGAVHLGWEAFVDAETDRLKPESELRTLLESRGLSSDDEILLYCNTARRLSHTYAVLSSLGYDEVRFYEGELTGLVRANSPAWDPQELYHSVRAVAPEGFDALPAELGDDIFSRLHLLGLYTTRQDGYFMLRTKIPGGQLTAEQARTVGRVADEFATAPPEHGGSEQNPVFGDGFLDVTTRQGIQMHWIRIEDMPEIWDRFESVGLTTIQASGNTLRNVVICPAAGVGHETVDVRGLAEDVADAFEGSTRYANLPRKFKVSLSGCHENCGRAELQDLGFVPAVKDGRDGFAVKVGGGLSDGPRAATDLGVFVPPERVVDLSLAAADLFIDHGAYLDTAVNRLKYIVDRWGTDRFREELESYVEFEFEPYDELLTTEYRGDHVGIHEQADGNHTVGLNLPTGRICGDELQTLADIAERYGSGEVRTTANQNLVVPGVRGEVLESMLGEPLLSSYSPDPGPFSRGIVTCTGREFCKYGVIETKSRGYRWAKELDAWLDDADIPESAVPEAVRIHMSGCSASCAQPQIGDIGLRGEAYRDETQAAQAVDVGLGGDLDRDQFVDWVSGRIPVGEVPTAVKRVLRRFVETRRDGETFAEWADRTDTERLDRIVTTSTHPQEAD, encoded by the coding sequence ATGACGCTGGATATCGACACTATCGCTCCCGAAGCGCTTGCGGACGAGCGGGAGCAGTACACCATCGTCGACGTTCGGGAGCCGAGAGACTACCGCGAACTCGGGCATATCCCGGGAGCGGCCAACGTTCCGTTCGAGCGGATTCGGGACCGCAGCACCGACGCCGCGGGCCGACTCCCGACACCGGCGACGGTTCGACAGCAGCTATCGGCTGCCGGTGTCGAGCAAGGGGACCCACTCGTCGCGTATGACAACAGCCGCGGCGTTGAGGCGGCTCGATTTCTGCTAACGGCGGCGGTTTACGGCCACGACGGACCGCTGTATCTCCTTGAGGGTGATTTCGATGTCTGGCAGCACGACAACGAGACGGAACGCGGCCCGGGGCCGGAGGGTTCCTCGGAGTACGGCGCGGTGGCGCTCGATGAGGACGCCATCGTCAACCGTGCGACCGTCGAGGCGGCCATCGACGCGGACGAAGGGGCCGTACTGGTCGATACGCGAACGGCCGGCGAGTACGAGAGCGCCCACCTGCCGGGGGCAGTGCATCTCGGCTGGGAGGCCTTCGTTGACGCCGAAACCGACCGACTCAAGCCGGAGTCGGAGCTGCGGACGCTGCTGGAGAGCCGCGGCCTCTCGTCCGACGACGAGATACTGCTCTACTGTAATACAGCCCGGCGGCTTAGCCACACCTACGCCGTTCTCTCGTCGCTTGGCTACGATGAGGTCCGATTCTACGAGGGCGAACTTACCGGTCTGGTGCGGGCGAACTCGCCCGCGTGGGACCCCCAAGAGCTCTACCACTCAGTGAGGGCGGTCGCCCCGGAAGGGTTCGACGCACTGCCGGCCGAACTCGGTGACGATATCTTCAGCCGCCTCCACCTGCTCGGACTCTACACGACCCGGCAGGACGGCTACTTCATGCTCCGAACGAAGATTCCCGGCGGGCAGCTGACAGCCGAACAGGCTCGCACTGTCGGGCGAGTCGCCGACGAGTTCGCCACCGCGCCGCCGGAACACGGCGGCAGCGAGCAAAACCCCGTCTTCGGTGACGGCTTCCTTGACGTGACAACACGGCAGGGCATCCAGATGCACTGGATTCGCATCGAGGACATGCCCGAAATCTGGGACCGGTTTGAGTCGGTCGGGCTGACGACGATTCAGGCAAGCGGGAACACGCTCCGGAACGTCGTCATCTGCCCGGCAGCGGGAGTCGGCCACGAGACGGTCGACGTTCGCGGGCTCGCGGAGGATGTCGCCGACGCCTTCGAGGGGAGTACCCGGTATGCGAACCTCCCTCGGAAGTTCAAAGTCAGTCTCTCGGGCTGCCACGAAAACTGTGGCCGCGCGGAGCTACAGGACCTCGGATTCGTCCCGGCGGTCAAGGACGGCCGCGACGGCTTTGCTGTCAAGGTCGGCGGCGGCCTCTCCGACGGGCCGCGAGCGGCGACCGACCTCGGCGTTTTCGTTCCACCGGAGCGAGTCGTCGACCTCTCGCTTGCGGCTGCGGACCTGTTTATCGACCACGGTGCGTACCTCGATACTGCAGTCAATCGCTTGAAATACATCGTCGACCGCTGGGGGACCGACCGATTCCGCGAGGAACTCGAATCCTACGTCGAGTTCGAGTTCGAGCCCTACGACGAGCTGTTGACAACCGAGTACCGCGGCGACCACGTCGGTATCCACGAGCAAGCCGATGGGAACCACACGGTTGGGCTGAACCTCCCGACCGGTCGAATCTGCGGCGATGAGCTACAAACGCTCGCCGACATCGCCGAGCGGTACGGCAGCGGCGAGGTCCGGACGACGGCGAACCAGAACCTCGTCGTCCCCGGCGTCCGTGGCGAGGTGCTCGAATCGATGCTCGGCGAGCCGCTGCTTTCGTCGTACAGTCCCGACCCGGGGCCGTTCTCGCGGGGTATCGTCACCTGTACCGGCCGGGAGTTCTGCAAATACGGCGTTATCGAGACAAAGAGCCGCGGCTATCGGTGGGCGAAGGAACTCGACGCATGGCTGGACGACGCCGATATTCCAGAGTCCGCTGTCCCTGAAGCCGTTCGTATTCATATGAGCGGCTGTTCGGCGTCGTGTGCGCAGCCACAAATCGGCGACATCGGGCTGCGCGGCGAAGCCTATCGCGACGAGACCCAAGCCGCACAGGCGGTCGATGTCGGCCTCGGCGGCGACCTCGACCGCGACCAGTTCGTCGACTGGGTCTCCGGCCGCATACCGGTTGGCGAAGTGCCGACAGCGGTAAAACGGGTCCTTCGGCGGTTCGTCGAGACCCGACGGGACGGCGAGACGTTCGCCGAGTGGGCCGACCGGACCGACACCGAACGACTAGACCGAATCGTCACGACAAGCACACACCCACAGGAGGCAGACTGA
- a CDS encoding Coenzyme F420 hydrogenase/dehydrogenase, beta subunit C-terminal domain, which produces MSKRATPGVPSVGNDPRDSITESREPEEKTWFRDLDEAVIEADRCVQCGSCMAACPSDSIGIEPETGRPTLVRMCTGCSRCWDFCPRSGLRYERLNELEGESPDAAYAASADDDHEGQDGGAVTALLAGLLAAGEIDGAVVVSDGDDPLAGEATLATSPEELFESAGSTYSQTMQLGQVDDLVAESDLVDPDIALVGTPCVIQGAAALDRLQYDDELASVSLTVSLVCTRSFAADRLRSLLVGNGVDMDDVDSLEVVGGALTARDADGHRLLTKDVEAFDAAALRGCAECADAVGKAADISAGNVGSPDGKTTLLARTDDGTAAIEAAMEALDIDELDSTDALDAFADWNRRQAEATIPRERDSEASLTVTYTEHREAYDGTGREPEPLNPARVHQYEEWC; this is translated from the coding sequence ATGTCGAAACGAGCGACACCCGGCGTTCCAAGCGTCGGCAACGACCCGCGGGATAGCATCACTGAGAGCCGAGAGCCGGAAGAGAAAACGTGGTTCAGAGACCTCGATGAAGCTGTCATTGAGGCCGACCGTTGTGTCCAGTGTGGTAGCTGTATGGCGGCCTGTCCTTCTGACTCCATCGGCATCGAGCCCGAGACCGGACGGCCGACGCTGGTCCGGATGTGTACTGGCTGCTCTCGATGTTGGGACTTCTGTCCTCGGAGCGGGCTGCGCTACGAGCGGCTCAACGAACTCGAAGGCGAATCCCCCGACGCCGCCTACGCCGCCAGCGCCGACGACGACCACGAAGGCCAAGACGGGGGCGCGGTGACGGCGCTGCTGGCCGGGCTGTTAGCGGCCGGCGAAATCGATGGGGCGGTCGTCGTCAGCGACGGCGACGACCCGCTCGCCGGTGAAGCAACACTGGCGACGAGTCCCGAAGAGCTGTTCGAAAGCGCCGGTAGCACCTACAGTCAGACGATGCAACTCGGGCAAGTCGACGACCTCGTCGCCGAAAGCGACCTCGTCGACCCCGACATCGCGCTTGTCGGGACGCCGTGTGTGATTCAGGGCGCGGCGGCGCTCGATAGACTGCAGTACGACGACGAGTTGGCGTCGGTGTCTCTAACCGTCTCACTGGTCTGTACGCGGAGCTTTGCGGCCGACAGGCTCCGGTCGCTGCTCGTCGGCAACGGGGTCGATATGGACGATGTCGACAGCCTCGAAGTCGTCGGCGGTGCGTTGACAGCCCGCGATGCTGACGGACATCGGCTGCTGACAAAGGATGTCGAGGCGTTCGACGCCGCGGCTCTCCGCGGCTGTGCCGAGTGTGCCGACGCAGTCGGAAAGGCTGCTGACATCTCGGCGGGCAACGTCGGCAGCCCGGACGGCAAGACGACGCTTCTGGCCCGCACCGACGACGGGACGGCCGCAATCGAAGCCGCTATGGAAGCACTCGACATCGACGAGCTAGACAGTACGGACGCCCTCGATGCCTTCGCCGACTGGAACCGGCGGCAGGCGGAGGCGACGATTCCACGGGAGCGCGACAGTGAGGCGTCGCTTACGGTCACCTACACCGAACACCGGGAGGCCTACGATGGAACCGGCCGTGAACCGGAGCCGCTCAATCCGGCCCGCGTCCACCAGTACGAGGAGTGGTGCTGA
- a CDS encoding DUF7289 family protein: protein MDDRAVSNTVGIVLILGMTIAAVSALVFVGGAVLEDTRADTEQSQVESSMSQFSSKASLVGLGESDAQEFALGRITDGQVTVEPDEGHVLMYVEDAEGDRDDIGDVSLGAMVYENGDTEIAYQGGGVWERTGDHSRMVSPPEFHYRSETLTFPILNVSGAGSASGDVRGAATRGDDPRQLYPNVSKNEDFDNPLTDGTVYIEVESRYCEGWESFFRDRSQGGLDETCDEGDSDTLVVDLTASFEPAFGATVTAKQIENDGAEVDGSTREGIIAPSASDRIEQRIDDCETNGCRDDFSSTLTHGTYYTTDADDIENIDIDTTDGAVDIVVDDSDGVDGTGSIDIVDGDATVSLYVGPGGEFSMTGGSDEVNVGGEPSQFITYIHSDVPAVRMNSATYVGGIYAPNTVMEGDQGGGGGCGGGSVDVTGSVVVENFCFQNGAFTHDDDMSDIDVDIDANTVKYLHVSENRVTIDI from the coding sequence ATGGACGACCGTGCGGTGTCGAACACTGTCGGAATTGTGCTCATCCTCGGCATGACGATAGCCGCGGTGAGCGCGCTCGTGTTCGTTGGCGGAGCGGTGCTCGAAGACACCCGCGCGGACACCGAACAGTCGCAGGTCGAGAGTTCGATGTCGCAGTTCAGCTCCAAGGCGAGCCTCGTCGGGCTCGGCGAATCAGACGCCCAAGAGTTCGCGCTCGGACGGATTACCGACGGACAGGTAACCGTCGAGCCCGATGAAGGACACGTTTTGATGTACGTCGAGGACGCTGAGGGTGACAGAGACGACATCGGCGATGTTTCGCTGGGTGCGATGGTCTACGAGAACGGCGACACCGAAATCGCCTACCAAGGCGGCGGCGTCTGGGAACGGACTGGCGACCACAGCCGGATGGTCTCACCACCCGAGTTCCACTACCGGAGCGAGACGCTGACGTTTCCGATTCTAAACGTCTCCGGGGCCGGAAGCGCCAGCGGCGACGTGCGGGGAGCGGCAACGCGGGGCGATGACCCACGGCAACTCTACCCCAACGTCTCGAAAAACGAAGACTTCGACAATCCACTGACCGATGGGACCGTCTACATCGAAGTCGAGAGCCGGTACTGCGAGGGCTGGGAGTCGTTCTTCAGAGACCGCTCACAAGGTGGGCTCGATGAGACGTGTGACGAGGGCGACTCGGATACGCTCGTCGTCGATTTGACTGCCTCCTTCGAGCCGGCGTTCGGCGCTACTGTCACTGCAAAACAAATTGAAAACGATGGGGCAGAGGTTGATGGGTCGACACGGGAAGGCATCATCGCACCGTCGGCGAGTGACCGCATTGAGCAACGAATCGACGACTGCGAAACCAACGGTTGTCGCGACGATTTCTCATCAACGCTCACGCATGGGACCTACTACACGACTGACGCCGACGACATCGAGAATATCGACATCGACACGACCGACGGAGCGGTCGATATCGTTGTCGATGACTCGGACGGGGTCGACGGTACCGGGTCGATAGATATCGTCGACGGGGACGCGACTGTCTCGCTGTACGTGGGTCCCGGCGGAGAGTTCAGTATGACTGGCGGCAGCGACGAAGTCAATGTCGGCGGTGAGCCAAGCCAGTTCATCACGTATATCCATTCCGACGTGCCGGCGGTACGGATGAATAGCGCAACGTACGTCGGCGGCATCTATGCACCCAACACGGTCATGGAAGGTGACCAAGGTGGTGGTGGCGGCTGTGGTGGTGGCTCAGTCGATGTCACCGGCTCCGTCGTTGTCGAGAACTTCTGCTTCCAAAACGGTGCGTTCACCCACGACGATGATATGAGCGATATCGACGTCGACATCGATGCGAATACCGTCAAGTACCTCCACGTCAGCGAAAACCGGGTTACAATCGACATATAG
- a CDS encoding DUF7289 family protein gives MTDRAVSDVVGYVLVFSLIVATIGIVTTVGFATLDDRQSAEQLNNAERAFDVFANNADDIYRGGAPSRATEMRLAGGTLRYGEPTELVVRDADATAEDQNLTVRYTPLVYTDGDAEIAYEGGAIIRGDGHGGAMVREPPFRIHSERTLLPLLGTTRAPGPTAVSRDGTVQVETVRTSRVPTTPTDLQDADEIEIEVDSQRQSAWNRYLERQADTDSEWEYVADGVLRIETESLEAPQFRMRLRFAG, from the coding sequence GTGACCGACCGCGCCGTCAGCGATGTCGTCGGGTACGTGCTCGTGTTCTCGCTTATTGTCGCCACCATCGGGATTGTCACGACGGTCGGCTTCGCCACACTCGACGACCGCCAAAGCGCCGAACAGCTCAACAACGCCGAGCGAGCGTTCGATGTCTTTGCGAACAACGCTGACGACATCTACCGCGGCGGCGCGCCAAGCCGGGCGACAGAGATGCGGCTCGCAGGCGGGACGTTGCGATACGGCGAGCCGACAGAACTCGTCGTTCGGGATGCCGACGCCACTGCTGAGGACCAGAACCTCACCGTGCGCTATACGCCGCTCGTCTACACCGATGGCGATGCTGAAATCGCATACGAGGGCGGGGCGATCATCCGCGGCGACGGCCACGGCGGGGCGATGGTCCGGGAGCCACCGTTCCGGATACATAGCGAGCGGACGTTGCTCCCGTTGCTTGGGACGACCCGTGCACCAGGTCCGACAGCCGTCTCTAGGGACGGGACTGTACAGGTCGAGACCGTCCGGACGAGCCGTGTGCCGACTACCCCGACGGACCTGCAGGACGCTGACGAAATTGAAATCGAAGTCGATTCACAGCGACAGTCGGCGTGGAATCGGTACTTAGAGCGGCAGGCCGATACGGATAGCGAGTGGGAATACGTGGCCGACGGCGTGCTGCGCATCGAGACGGAGTCGCTGGAGGCCCCGCAGTTCCGAATGCGACTGCGGTTTGCCGGCTGA
- a CDS encoding DUF7266 family protein produces MTDDRGVSVTVGYVLNLAIAAILVSALLMAGGSLIESQTEQVTHDELTVAGQQLAGDLASADRLARAGETETLTLQTDLPQRTAAGSYSITVAQPDGESAGHIELESTHPEVTVTVPLRSETPVENTTLSGGQVAIVYDDGEDVLEVQSS; encoded by the coding sequence ATGACTGACGACCGTGGTGTTTCGGTTACGGTCGGCTACGTGCTCAACCTCGCCATCGCTGCGATACTGGTTTCGGCGCTTTTGATGGCCGGCGGCAGCCTCATCGAGAGCCAGACCGAGCAGGTCACCCACGACGAACTCACCGTCGCGGGCCAACAGCTCGCCGGCGACCTCGCCAGCGCCGACCGGCTCGCCCGCGCCGGCGAGACCGAGACGCTCACGCTCCAGACCGACCTGCCACAGCGGACGGCCGCCGGCAGCTACTCGATAACCGTCGCGCAGCCCGATGGAGAGTCAGCGGGTCATATCGAACTCGAAAGCACACATCCAGAGGTGACGGTGACCGTCCCGCTCCGGAGCGAAACGCCGGTCGAAAACACGACTCTCTCCGGAGGACAGGTAGCGATTGTCTATGATGACGGCGAGGACGTACTGGAGGTGCAGTCGTCGTGA
- a CDS encoding DUF7261 family protein produces the protein MAEVTDRDRGQLLLVAGIVLAVLFVALALLVNTAIYTDNVATRDGDAASEPLAYQEGAVSVASGLIEAENEDGDDFGTIESNVRDGFEESLSMLEQRHLQRAATTETGTSGFTEGRHIQQSDGIDNWGVSGADGVRAFSMTLERGSMDSIDIDDEDDPDPFNIDLGDGELEVYLDAENDDDLTVSVDGEVRCRVDASGDVSFDVTDERLDGKPCPLGLSSDLDDDFVGFDNADTVDGEYELIVATTSEPAAPEVSEVLYSVVLDVGIHSPDRSYESRVTVAPGEFDD, from the coding sequence ATGGCGGAAGTGACAGACCGCGACCGCGGCCAGTTGCTTTTGGTCGCCGGCATCGTGCTGGCGGTGCTGTTTGTCGCCTTAGCGTTGCTTGTCAACACCGCCATATACACCGACAACGTGGCGACCCGAGACGGGGATGCGGCAAGCGAGCCGCTGGCATACCAGGAGGGGGCGGTGTCTGTCGCCAGCGGGCTCATCGAGGCGGAGAACGAGGATGGCGACGACTTCGGCACCATTGAAAGCAACGTCCGAGACGGCTTCGAGGAGTCGCTATCGATGCTCGAACAGCGACATCTCCAGCGCGCGGCGACGACGGAGACGGGCACCAGCGGTTTCACCGAGGGCCGACACATCCAGCAATCCGACGGCATCGACAACTGGGGTGTTAGCGGCGCTGACGGCGTCAGGGCGTTCTCGATGACGCTTGAGCGCGGCTCGATGGATTCTATCGATATCGATGACGAAGACGACCCCGACCCGTTCAATATCGACCTCGGGGATGGCGAACTCGAAGTCTACCTCGACGCTGAGAACGACGACGACCTGACGGTCAGCGTAGACGGTGAGGTCCGCTGTCGCGTCGACGCCAGTGGCGATGTTTCCTTCGACGTGACCGACGAACGACTCGACGGGAAGCCGTGTCCGCTCGGGCTGTCGAGTGACCTCGACGATGACTTTGTCGGCTTCGACAACGCCGACACGGTCGATGGGGAGTATGAACTGATTGTTGCCACGACATCGGAGCCGGCTGCCCCGGAGGTTTCCGAGGTGCTCTACAGCGTTGTACTCGATGTCGGCATCCATTCGCCGGACCGCAGCTACGAATCGAGGGTGACTGTCGCGCCGGGTGAGTTCGATGACTGA
- a CDS encoding DUF7288 family protein produces the protein MRGQAHTVEAFVAAVLIVGGLVFATQATAVTPLSASTSNQHIENQQEATVEGLLATAEREGMLQEAVLFWDPDEEEFQGVPDQGTYAAGPPNDFGEALNKTLLERQIAFNIDVHYAEPDGGVGTESMVRMGEPSDNAVAATRALGVYDSSELTSDGYEGEQLDGTEFYADDIDDNSELYTVIEVEVVVWRK, from the coding sequence ATGCGTGGTCAAGCACACACCGTCGAGGCGTTCGTCGCCGCCGTGCTCATCGTCGGTGGGCTGGTCTTTGCGACACAGGCGACCGCAGTGACACCGCTTTCGGCCAGTACCTCCAACCAGCACATCGAGAACCAACAAGAGGCGACCGTCGAGGGGTTGCTGGCGACGGCCGAACGGGAGGGCATGCTGCAGGAGGCGGTCCTCTTTTGGGACCCTGACGAAGAGGAGTTCCAAGGTGTTCCCGACCAAGGGACCTACGCCGCCGGCCCACCGAACGATTTTGGCGAGGCACTTAACAAGACACTCTTAGAGCGCCAGATTGCGTTCAACATCGACGTTCACTACGCGGAGCCGGACGGTGGGGTCGGAACCGAGTCGATGGTCCGGATGGGTGAGCCGAGCGACAACGCCGTCGCCGCCACGCGGGCGCTTGGCGTGTACGATAGCTCGGAGTTGACAAGCGACGGCTACGAAGGCGAACAGCTGGACGGCACCGAGTTCTACGCTGATGACATCGACGACAACAGCGAACTCTACACCGTCATTGAAGTGGAGGTGGTCGTATGGCGGAAGTGA
- a CDS encoding DUF7287 family protein encodes MISVPTDRGQTTLDFAIGTSVFLLATIFVVAYVPTMFDPFAGGGGSKLVVADHAAATLSGDLLATSTAEPGTLSVGCVAAFFDAGPAEFCGTDFDDEEQMLALDDRNAAVTIHPLDASPTSPATLPETAIDDSHNVDSDADLAWTNAPDSQRQDVAVATRTVSVAGDQYRMTVEVW; translated from the coding sequence ATGATTTCCGTACCGACCGACCGCGGACAGACGACGCTCGATTTCGCCATCGGGACGAGCGTGTTCCTGCTTGCGACGATATTCGTTGTCGCATACGTGCCGACGATGTTCGACCCCTTTGCCGGTGGGGGCGGCTCAAAACTCGTCGTTGCCGACCACGCTGCCGCGACGCTTTCGGGTGACTTGCTCGCCACCTCGACGGCCGAACCCGGAACGCTCTCTGTCGGTTGTGTAGCCGCATTCTTTGATGCCGGCCCTGCGGAGTTCTGTGGCACCGACTTCGATGACGAAGAACAGATGCTCGCCCTCGATGACCGAAACGCCGCGGTGACGATTCACCCACTCGATGCGTCACCCACATCGCCGGCGACGCTTCCCGAAACCGCAATCGACGACAGCCACAACGTCGACAGCGACGCCGACCTCGCGTGGACAAACGCTCCGGACAGCCAGCGGCAGGATGTCGCCGTCGCGACCCGCACCGTCTCGGTCGCGGGCGACCAGTACCGAATGACCGTAGAGGTGTGGTAA
- a CDS encoding type II secretion system F family protein: protein MSFEYGRQTAGTDALADLFYPLYTRLFDDDSDFVANLERKLAEARIPQTVEIYLSKSLGVGILSGLLLWLLGTLVGWLLVSVVLTAPPTFLGLPLPEPYLSIVNELKFPFIIAVSGLFFGSIGFGAGFGGMVAKPYLEADARKREINVLLSDSVSFMYALSVGGLNQLEILEAMARADDTYGEVSQEFQSIVLETEYFDTDYRTAIRNQAMQTPSEELSQFLTDMLSIINSGGDMEQFLEDQKEKHMRTSKQEQETVLETLELFGEMYMTLSLFPLLLIIIVVIMSMLGEAQDALLYGTVYGLIPLIGAGFLVLVSTVVQDEVGDGYLRADDGAVADESSSMFDLGLAADYAGRRAVFDRIETKEGTHLTLQLLARPHLFFRDNPLAVLAITVPASAVLVGMSVSAGVAPLSLEGMIAAPVMGTFFWVYVPLYINLIPLTLFYEWNVRSRRKITDSLSDDLRKLSSANDTGMTLLESIRVVADTSSGRLAEEFRVMYAKVNYGTSLKTALREFNNKYHIPRLARTLKLISKAQEASSQITQVLSTAAQASENQDDIERNRKSRTRMQMVIIIMTYVTLLGVMALLKVEFLDTMAGLVDQAGAAEAEDAPGAGQFGDGLDVDELTMLFFHAVTLQGIISGVIAGYIREVSIMASLKFVVVLPTLALVVFMLI from the coding sequence ATGAGCTTCGAGTACGGTCGACAGACCGCCGGAACTGACGCCCTCGCCGACCTCTTCTATCCGCTGTACACGCGGCTCTTCGACGACGACAGCGACTTCGTCGCCAACCTCGAACGGAAACTCGCCGAGGCGCGCATCCCACAGACGGTCGAAATCTACCTCTCGAAATCGCTCGGCGTCGGTATCCTTTCGGGACTGCTCCTGTGGCTACTCGGCACGCTCGTCGGCTGGCTCCTCGTGTCGGTCGTGCTTACTGCGCCGCCGACGTTTCTCGGCCTGCCGCTTCCGGAGCCGTATCTCAGCATCGTCAACGAGCTGAAATTCCCGTTCATCATCGCTGTCTCCGGGCTGTTCTTCGGGAGCATCGGGTTCGGCGCCGGCTTCGGCGGTATGGTCGCCAAGCCGTATCTCGAAGCGGACGCCAGAAAGCGCGAAATCAACGTCCTGCTTTCCGATTCGGTGTCGTTCATGTACGCTCTGTCAGTCGGCGGCCTCAATCAGCTCGAAATCCTCGAAGCGATGGCGCGCGCCGACGACACCTACGGCGAAGTCTCCCAGGAGTTCCAGTCTATCGTTCTCGAAACCGAGTATTTTGACACCGATTACCGGACCGCAATCCGGAACCAGGCGATGCAGACGCCCTCCGAGGAGCTCAGTCAGTTCCTCACCGACATGCTCTCGATTATCAACTCCGGGGGCGACATGGAGCAGTTCCTCGAAGACCAGAAGGAAAAGCACATGCGGACCTCCAAGCAGGAACAGGAGACCGTCCTCGAAACGCTCGAACTCTTCGGGGAGATGTACATGACGCTGTCGCTGTTCCCGCTGTTGCTCATCATCATCGTCGTCATCATGTCGATGCTCGGGGAGGCACAGGACGCGCTCCTGTACGGCACCGTATACGGGCTCATACCGCTCATTGGGGCCGGATTTTTGGTGCTCGTCTCGACGGTCGTACAGGACGAAGTCGGGGACGGCTATCTCCGAGCCGACGACGGGGCGGTCGCTGACGAGTCCAGCTCGATGTTCGACCTCGGGCTCGCGGCCGACTACGCCGGGCGACGGGCGGTCTTCGACCGAATCGAGACCAAAGAGGGCACCCACCTCACGCTACAGCTGCTTGCCCGGCCGCATCTGTTCTTCCGCGACAACCCGCTGGCGGTGCTCGCGATAACGGTGCCGGCGTCCGCGGTGCTTGTCGGAATGTCCGTCTCCGCCGGCGTCGCGCCGCTGTCGCTGGAGGGGATGATAGCTGCCCCGGTAATGGGGACGTTCTTTTGGGTCTACGTCCCGCTGTATATCAACCTCATCCCGCTGACGCTCTTTTATGAGTGGAACGTCCGCTCGCGGCGCAAGATTACCGACTCCCTTTCGGATGACCTCCGGAAACTCTCCAGTGCCAACGATACGGGAATGACGCTTTTGGAATCAATCCGCGTCGTCGCCGACACCTCGTCGGGACGGCTGGCCGAAGAGTTCCGTGTGATGTATGCGAAGGTCAACTACGGGACCAGCCTCAAGACGGCGCTGCGGGAGTTCAACAACAAGTACCACATCCCACGGCTCGCCCGGACACTAAAGCTCATTTCGAAGGCACAGGAGGCCTCCAGCCAGATTACACAGGTGCTTTCGACGGCCGCACAGGCCTCAGAGAACCAAGACGACATCGAGCGGAACCGCAAGTCCAGAACACGGATGCAGATGGTCATCATCATCATGACCTACGTCACGCTCTTGGGCGTGATGGCGCTGCTCAAAGTCGAGTTCCTCGATACGATGGCTGGGCTCGTCGACCAGGCGGGCGCCGCCGAAGCCGAGGACGCTCCCGGCGCGGGGCAGTTCGGCGATGGCCTCGATGTCGACGAGCTGACGATGCTGTTTTTCCACGCTGTCACCCTGCAAGGTATCATCTCCGGCGTCATCGCCGGCTACATTCGTGAGGTGAGCATCATGGCGAGCCTGAAGTTCGTCGTTGTCCTGCCCACGCTCGCGCTGGTGGTGTTCATGCTCATATGA